The bacterium genome window below encodes:
- a CDS encoding transposase yields the protein VKNAIHGTYHAIRQKHLPRYLAEYCYRFNRRFDLASMLARLATAAANTPPMPYRLVKLAEAHW from the coding sequence TGTGAAGAATGCGATCCACGGCACCTATCATGCGATCCGCCAGAAGCATCTGCCGCGCTATCTGGCCGAATACTGCTATCGCTTCAACCGGCGATTCGATCTGGCGAGCATGCTCGCCCGGCTGGCTACCGCCGCGGCGAACACGCCGCCTATGCCTTACCGGCTCGTAAAGTTGGCTGAGGCTCATTGGTAA